The Candidatus Denitrolinea symbiosum DNA window CTTCAATCTTCGACCTTCAATCTTCCAACGATTTTCACGCAATCATGCAGGAACACTTCTTCCTTGTGCGGCGCGTCGGGGAGTTCGCTGGTCAGGTCTTGCGCGGGGAAGTGGAGATTCTCGTGCAGGTCGCCGCGCCACTTTGGGCAATCGGTCACGTCGTAGACGAGGCCGCGATGCGCGATCCACTTGCGGGTCCCGCGCTCGCCGTTGTTGCGGCGGAGTTCGGTCAGGGCGATGATGCGGTCGGGGATGTCCATGACGAAATTATAACCGCAGGGACATGGCTTATAATTGCCGCATCCCACCAAGTGAATATCGAGGAAATATGAGAACTCCATTCGTTGCTGGAAACTGGAAAATGAACAAGACCGTCGCCGAGGCGCGCGACCTGGTCTTCAAGATGGCCGTCGAACTGCGCGAGATCGGCGGCGTGGAAAAAGTCCTCTGCCCGCCGTTCCCCTCGCTGGTGGCCGTCTCCGCGCTGCTGGCTGGGACCGACATCGGTCTCGGCGCGCAGAACATGCACTGGGAAGCCAAAGGCGCGTTCACGGGCGAAGTGGCGCCGAACATGGTGAAGGAATTTTGCAACTATGTCATCATCGGACATTCCGAGCGGCGCGCCTACTTCGGCGAGACGGACGAATCGGTGAACAGGAAAGTCCGCGCCGCGCAAGCCGCCGACCTGACTCCCATCGTCTGCGTCGGCGAGACGCTCGAACAGTA harbors:
- a CDS encoding triose-phosphate isomerase; this translates as MNKTVAEARDLVFKMAVELREIGGVEKVLCPPFPSLVAVSALLAGTDIGLGAQNMHWEAKGAFTGEVAPNMVKEFCNYVIIGHSERRAYFGETDESVNRKVRAAQAADLTPIVCVGETLEQYESNRTSEVVARQIREGLAGTDPALASRLVVAYEPVWAIGTGRASTRENAEGVVRGVIRPALTELFGADAAQAIRVLYGGSVTAANAAEFFASPEIDGALVGGASLKQDEFVAIAKAARAS